Genomic DNA from Prunus persica cultivar Lovell chromosome G1, Prunus_persica_NCBIv2, whole genome shotgun sequence:
TGAATTTGAATGTTATATAGCGCTTCGGCAATATATTGTGAATTTGGCATTTTGGGTATCGAGAGTGTGTTTTATaaggattttggggaagtatatatatatatatatatttatattctctataggcgagatacttgggttgttgaagGGTGTTGTGGAAGAACTTGATTATGAGGGGTTGTTGAGAGAAGTTGTATGATTACACTATGTAAGTACCTTCCCTAGTTATTAGACTTTCTatatgcggcgttggatgttccggcatgtgagacactttccatatgcggcgttggatgttccggcgtatggaaaGACTCTGTATAGTGTTTAGGGTCATCacccatggcgttggatgttccggtgtatgatgatccagtctgcgcgcataggacatagtttgggagctacacatggcgttggatgttccggtgtgggagctttggagtttcgtccccttgttggaccgctcatccctagacgcaggatagcacctggaaatcctgcggactagtcaaacgatcccccagttggattgtttccttGGTACCTAGGTAGTGTGATGAGTTATTGTATAGCTACTtatagttatatttatatatatatatatgtatatttatatgtatatgtatagttGAGTGAGTGAAGAATTAGAGTTTTTCAGTGGTTTGGCAAGAGTTGCAAGGTTGAGAGAATGGGATTTACAAAGGAGATGACTTGTGTTTTGAAGAGTGTTAACTGAATtatgttttgagtaattaaatattgaattgtgaacctgcatgacttgagcattatttttacacggtggggttactatattgtttttaactgcaaatctggtttttgtccactcacatgttttctgttttgcaccCCCCAGTCAATAGTCGCTCCAGGAAGCGTGCAAGTGGTGTACGATGCTCGAACTGTGAACCTTCATAGTTAGgatttgagtaatttcttctactcaactgttcttgtaatctaaattcagtagatgctctgttatcgcccatggtagattttacttgtgaggccggaggccatttaGTATGACTTGTTGAATTATGAAAACATGCTGCTGGTtcggatttttattttatgagtgttgcaggttgaaatttttgttgggtttgcttaaattacaggggagactctgccaaaattttggtagaaagtctcagtttcttagtaagtgggcccggcatcgggaaGATGTCGGAACAAAGACGGGGTCGGCTTCAGTTTCCGGGATATTCCGGGGCGAGTCCTATCATGTGGACAAGTAATTTTAATGTGGCTTTTGTCAGCTTTAGTGTTGTTTTTTATGTCTTTGATTGTACTGTTgaagtttatctaatgaagtttatccttgattttaaaaaaaaaaaattactacaGTTGGTCTAGTGCCTACTCTCCACTTTACTAAAGATTCTTGGGTGAGGCTTAGCCCAGAAACGTAAAATACCAAACCTTAAGAAAACTTTTAGTCACCTTTTTTTCTATTCAATTCTACATACAgagtaacaaaatatttaaccaGATTATACAGAATAAAGTATATTCAAGCTTCCATAGGCTGCAGGAAACTTAAGCTGTGGTTTCAAGAAATGGATAATCAGTGTAGCCAATAACCGGATCAGATGTGTAGAACGTCTCTCTGTTGTACTTATTTAGAGGAGCATTAAGCTCAAATCTTTTTGGCAAATCTGGATTAGCCAAGAAGAACCGGCCATAAGCAACAAGATCTGCACGACCCTCAGCTACAGCATTGTTCCCATCTTCCCTGTCAAAACCACCAGCCGCAATGAAGGTGCCTTTGAAAGCTTCTCTCATGGGCAGAAGACTGTCAGGGGTTTCACTATTGTCTCCAGCTGTCTTCATTCTTGGCTCAACCATATGGCAGTACAGGATCCCATATTTGTTCAAGGATTTGGACATATAAAGGCCTAATGCTTTCGGATCTGAATCTGCTGATTCCATATAGTCCGCAAATGGAGATAATCTAATTCCAACTTTTTCTGCTCCTATCTCATTAACAACAGCTTCAACAATTTCCAAAGCGAACCGGCAACGGTTCTCCAGCGATCCACCGTATTCATCTGTTCGATCATTCACTTGGTCTTTCATAAACTGATCAATAAGGTAGCCATGCGCCCCATGAATTTCAACCCCATCAAAGCCTATATATCGGAAAAGCATTTTCCATGTGGCCAAGATGTTACTAACTTAACATCATAAATCATATGATATTCTAAACGAGTACAATACAAGAATCAATCTGGCGTAATCTTGGTTAGTACATTCGCTTAGTACTTAATTATGAtccattttgatttcttacaaattttgatttatattTAACTTAAAAGATAAGTTACCAGCTTCGATAGCATTCCTTGCAGCAAGTCTAAAATCATTGACAATTTGCGGAATTTCATCTGTCTTTAATCTCCTTGGAGGTGTGTATTGAGCAATGTCAACGCCATTAGTTAGTAGTTGGGGGGGTAGTGGCTTGTCGGTACAAGAGATTGGAGCTTGCCCATTTGGCTGAAAACCTGtaagcaagagagagagaggatcaCAATCTGAACTCAATACTTATGTTCATGAAGAATATGCTTCCTGATGCTTCAATGGTCTAATTGCTCAAAAGTCTTTCTATGATAGAAGTGAAGTCATAGAGGTGAACAACAGGACGGCACCACTGTTTGAAACCCTGCCGGCATGCCAAATCTGACAGAAGAAGACACCGCCTTTAGCATGAACAGCATCAACAATCGGTTTCCACGCTTCAACTTGCTCCCTTGTCCATAAACCAGGCATATCTGGATACCTTTAGAAATTAAAACAGAGATGTCATCCAACATTTTTGAAATGAAGAAACGTAAAAGGAAATCGAAAGCTACTCTTCTTAAAATTACCCTTGAGCTGTGTCAGAAACTCCACTGGCTTCAGCTATGAGAAGACCCCCTTGAGATGTTCTCTGAGAGTAATATAAGATGGCATGCGGCTGTGGAATATTGTTGTATGATCTCTGTCTAGTCAATGGTGCTAAAACAATTCtggaaaagaaggaagatttAAATTATAGATGCAGAGTAACATAATATGGGAGTGTGGATGAGAAACATTGTTGTATGGCCCCTATATAACCAAAGGTGCTAAAACAATTCTGGAGAACACGGTATGCTATCAGAACTATAACTCCATGACATGTGACtggtttgaaagaaaataatataactACCCAGCAATAGTTATCATATCTggctaaacaaaacaaaatttaagaaaaattagcaAGAGTTAAACCATTATGAActgatgaaaaaataaataaataaataaaagaatccttcaggttttcattttcacaCCGCACGGTGTATTGGGAACCA
This window encodes:
- the LOC18790990 gene encoding 12-oxophytodienoate reductase 2 isoform X2, with product MSAQPPTIPLLTPYKMGKFNLSHRIVLAPLTRQRSYNNIPQPHAILYYSQRTSQGGLLIAEASGVSDTAQGYPDMPGLWTREQVEAWKPIVDAVHAKGGVFFCQIWHAGRVSNSGFQPNGQAPISCTDKPLPPQLLTNGVDIAQYTPPRRLKTDEIPQIVNDFRLAARNAIEAGNLSFKLNINQNFNILATWKMLFRYIGFDGVEIHGAHGYLIDQFMKDQVNDRTDEYGGSLENRCRFALEIVEAVVNEIGAEKVGIRLSPFADYMESADSDPKALGLYMSKSLNKYGILYCHMVEPRMKTAGDNSETPDSLLPMREAFKGTFIAAGGFDREDGNNAVAEGRADLVAYGRFFLANPDLPKRFELNAPLNKYNRETFYTSDPVIGYTDYPFLETTA
- the LOC18790990 gene encoding 12-oxophytodienoate reductase 2 isoform X1, translating into MSAQPPTIPLLTPYKMGKFNLSHRIVLAPLTRQRSYNNIPQPHAILYYSQRTSQGGLLIAEASGVSDTAQGYPDMPGLWTREQVEAWKPIVDAVHAKGGVFFCQIWHAGRVSNSGFQPNGQAPISCTDKPLPPQLLTNGVDIAQYTPPRRLKTDEIPQIVNDFRLAARNAIEAGFDGVEIHGAHGYLIDQFMKDQVNDRTDEYGGSLENRCRFALEIVEAVVNEIGAEKVGIRLSPFADYMESADSDPKALGLYMSKSLNKYGILYCHMVEPRMKTAGDNSETPDSLLPMREAFKGTFIAAGGFDREDGNNAVAEGRADLVAYGRFFLANPDLPKRFELNAPLNKYNRETFYTSDPVIGYTDYPFLETTA